A single window of Methylomarinum sp. Ch1-1 DNA harbors:
- a CDS encoding bacteriohemerythrin — protein MAIFDWNDNFNVGIERIDRQHKKLIDIINQLDDCLKLDGHFNKVIALLDELIEYTHYHFEAEEQYMISHQYDAQAFNNHKANHLAFLKKIKQEQTVCHGQPEKVTNELLDFLVNWMVNHILGEDKLMAQVTSAPIDDTDAQQNTVDMLQDNLYGALRESEARFKELADTLPAYIWVSNEQGERIYCNRQWQVLTGRACEQLNRHWSEVIHTKDRERMRQFYASMLEQNKAMETEYQVIGQDMSVRWLLETVVPRTHKNGRLVGYMGCAIDFSRQKDIEQNLEQAVEARTVELQASAEKLEQEKQEQMALNRQLQDAQLQLVQAEKMASIGQLAAGVAHEINNPLGYINSNLHTLQEYLGDLEKVSDMARQLAAQLPSDHVQVQAYRQLKQDLDLDFIQEDLRNLVIESMEGATRAKQIVQDLRNFSHVETKKREMFDIEQGLDATLNIVYNELKYRAKLHKHYAGLQPYECVGSQLNQVFMNLLVNAAHAIEAFGDITIRTGYREPDWLWVEVEDSGKGIPDEIKHKIFDPFFTTKPVGEGTGLGLSLTYKIVQDHNGKIEIDSTVGKGTRFRIYFPLNG, from the coding sequence ATGGCAATTTTTGACTGGAATGATAACTTTAATGTCGGTATAGAGCGGATCGACCGGCAGCACAAAAAATTGATCGATATCATCAATCAGTTAGATGATTGTTTGAAACTGGACGGTCATTTTAATAAAGTCATTGCATTACTCGATGAATTGATCGAGTACACTCATTATCATTTCGAGGCCGAAGAGCAATATATGATCAGTCATCAATATGATGCTCAGGCCTTTAATAACCACAAAGCGAATCATCTGGCATTTTTAAAAAAAATCAAGCAGGAACAGACGGTTTGTCATGGTCAACCGGAAAAAGTGACCAATGAATTACTCGATTTCCTGGTCAATTGGATGGTAAACCATATACTGGGAGAGGATAAGCTGATGGCGCAGGTTACCTCGGCCCCTATCGATGACACCGACGCTCAGCAAAACACCGTCGATATGCTGCAAGATAATCTTTATGGCGCCTTGCGGGAAAGCGAGGCGCGTTTTAAGGAATTGGCGGATACGTTGCCGGCTTATATCTGGGTCAGCAATGAACAGGGCGAGCGTATTTATTGCAACAGGCAATGGCAAGTTTTGACCGGACGGGCCTGTGAGCAACTCAATCGACATTGGTCTGAGGTCATTCATACTAAAGACAGGGAACGGATGCGACAGTTTTATGCCTCGATGCTCGAGCAGAACAAGGCGATGGAAACGGAATATCAGGTGATCGGTCAGGACATGTCGGTTCGATGGTTGCTGGAAACCGTCGTGCCGAGGACTCATAAAAATGGTCGCCTGGTTGGTTATATGGGCTGCGCGATTGATTTTTCCCGGCAAAAGGACATTGAACAGAACCTGGAGCAGGCGGTCGAAGCACGCACCGTCGAATTACAGGCATCGGCCGAGAAGCTGGAACAGGAAAAACAGGAGCAAATGGCGCTTAACCGACAGTTGCAAGATGCGCAACTGCAGCTGGTGCAGGCGGAAAAAATGGCTTCCATCGGCCAGTTAGCGGCCGGGGTCGCTCATGAAATCAATAATCCCTTAGGCTATATCAACTCCAATCTGCATACCTTGCAGGAATACTTGGGCGATCTGGAAAAAGTTAGCGACATGGCTAGGCAATTGGCGGCCCAGTTGCCGTCGGATCATGTTCAGGTTCAAGCCTATCGGCAATTGAAGCAAGATCTGGATTTGGATTTTATTCAGGAGGACTTGCGCAATCTGGTCATTGAATCGATGGAGGGCGCGACTCGTGCGAAACAAATTGTCCAGGACTTACGTAACTTTTCCCATGTCGAAACAAAGAAGCGGGAAATGTTCGATATTGAACAGGGTCTTGATGCGACATTGAACATTGTCTATAACGAATTGAAATACAGGGCTAAGCTTCATAAGCATTATGCTGGTTTACAGCCTTATGAATGTGTCGGTTCCCAGCTTAATCAGGTGTTCATGAATTTGCTGGTGAACGCCGCTCACGCCATCGAGGCGTTCGGGGATATTACCATCCGCACCGGTTATCGAGAGCCTGATTGGTTATGGGTGGAAGTCGAGGATAGTGGTAAGGGGATACCGGACGAAATCAAGCATAAGATCTTTGATCCTTTTTTTACCACTAAACCGGTGGGCGAAGGCACTGGCCTGGGTTTGTCGTTGACCTATAAAATCGTTCAGGATCATAATGGAAAAATAGAGATCGATTCGACCGTTGGCAAGGGCACCCGATTCAGAATTTATTTTCCCCTTAACGGATAG
- a CDS encoding GTP-binding protein, translating into MASYEHEHNRLTIKLVYYGPALSGKTTNLMRLHDMLRTDLKGEIMIMETTDDRTLFFDLLPLGFTTPKGLLIKFKLFTVPGQVIHDSTRKAVLSRSDGVVFVADSQLTQSVNNGESFENLEANAWRVGLNFDHLPLVVQYNKRDLTDIITKEEVLQRWRQAPWPVVFSSALTGQGVVATLQTLLQQVYDSLAPEFNFQQDQGLTRQAFVNDALGLPEQEN; encoded by the coding sequence ATGGCCAGTTACGAACACGAACATAATCGCTTGACGATCAAATTAGTTTACTACGGCCCCGCCCTCAGCGGCAAAACCACAAATTTGATGCGTTTGCACGATATGCTGCGCACCGATCTGAAAGGTGAAATCATGATCATGGAAACAACTGATGACCGCACCTTGTTTTTCGATTTACTGCCTTTAGGCTTTACCACGCCGAAAGGTTTGCTGATTAAATTCAAACTTTTTACCGTACCGGGCCAGGTCATACACGACAGTACCCGTAAAGCGGTATTATCGCGCAGCGACGGCGTCGTATTCGTCGCCGATTCCCAATTAACACAGAGCGTCAATAATGGCGAATCATTTGAAAACCTGGAAGCTAATGCCTGGCGCGTCGGTCTGAACTTCGATCACTTGCCACTGGTGGTGCAATACAATAAACGTGATTTAACTGATATCATAACTAAGGAAGAGGTTTTACAGCGTTGGCGGCAAGCCCCTTGGCCCGTGGTCTTCAGTAGCGCATTAACCGGTCAAGGCGTCGTCGCAACCTTGCAAACCCTGCTGCAGCAAGTTTATGACTCGCTAGCCCCCGAATTTAACTTTCAGCAAGACCAGGGCCTGACTCGGCAGGCCTTTGTCAATGATGCGCTGGGACTTCCGGAGCAGGAGAATTGA
- a CDS encoding sensor histidine kinase, translating to MSPTPPEQPLLLDFDRDLGLRELLSGINQRRLLETLEGVLQAPAYLLDNQGNCLLGEADDKYADKTPIYGELEVIGQLCADAPADQLKVAARVIQLLLFANSRYLMASDIHLQTQRADYEELQHKHAALEKSEMRYKCLAESLEQRVQQQVKTIQATQLKLYESEKLASVGRLAAGMAHEINNPLGFILSNLSTAQSYLDSLTAIDRLMKSPRVTVSMLQKGWLEESLDTMVEDLQDIFKESIDGVERIAAIIKDLKGFSRIDEAASSRANINEIIRQTCNITAPQLAEGVSLLQKLAPNIPSIYCDAASLGQVFHHLLLNAADAVGEQGKILFKSSIREGKLAIEIKDTGVGIAESVLPHVFDAFYTTKDVGKGMGLGLTVCHHIISIHRGEISIKSKPGLGTLVLILLPLTNVTGN from the coding sequence ATGTCACCGACGCCCCCTGAACAACCGCTATTGCTCGATTTTGACCGCGATCTTGGCTTAAGGGAATTATTATCCGGCATCAATCAGCGACGCTTGCTGGAAACCCTGGAAGGCGTATTGCAAGCGCCGGCTTATCTGCTCGACAATCAAGGCAACTGCTTATTAGGCGAGGCGGATGATAAATATGCCGACAAAACGCCCATATACGGTGAACTTGAAGTTATCGGCCAGCTCTGCGCCGATGCGCCGGCCGATCAATTGAAAGTCGCCGCGAGAGTTATCCAATTGTTGTTATTCGCCAATTCCCGTTATTTGATGGCGTCCGACATCCATTTGCAAACGCAACGCGCCGATTACGAAGAGCTGCAGCACAAGCATGCCGCGCTGGAAAAATCTGAAATGCGCTACAAGTGTTTGGCCGAAAGCTTGGAACAGCGTGTGCAACAACAAGTCAAAACTATTCAGGCTACCCAACTTAAGCTTTACGAAAGCGAAAAATTGGCCTCGGTCGGCCGCCTGGCGGCGGGCATGGCGCATGAAATCAATAATCCCTTGGGCTTCATTCTCAGTAACTTATCTACCGCGCAATCTTATCTCGACTCCTTAACGGCCATCGACCGATTGATGAAATCACCGCGAGTGACGGTCAGTATGCTGCAAAAAGGTTGGCTGGAAGAAAGTCTGGATACGATGGTCGAGGACCTGCAGGACATATTCAAGGAAAGCATCGACGGCGTCGAACGCATTGCCGCGATCATCAAAGACTTGAAAGGTTTCTCTCGCATCGACGAAGCGGCCTCTAGCCGGGCAAACATCAACGAGATTATTCGCCAGACTTGCAATATTACCGCGCCGCAACTGGCCGAAGGGGTCTCGCTGTTACAGAAGCTGGCGCCCAATATTCCTTCGATATACTGCGATGCCGCCAGCCTGGGCCAAGTTTTTCATCATCTATTACTCAATGCGGCCGATGCCGTCGGCGAGCAAGGTAAGATTCTGTTCAAGAGTTCTATCCGGGAAGGCAAACTGGCGATTGAAATCAAGGATACCGGCGTCGGCATCGCCGAATCGGTGTTGCCGCATGTTTTCGACGCCTTTTACACGACCAAGGACGTCGGCAAGGGTATGGGACTCGGCCTGACGGTCTGCCACCACATCATCAGCATCCACCGGGGTGAAATCAGCATCAAGAGTAAACCCGGCCTGGGCACCCTCGTGTTAATTTTACTGCCATTAACTAACGTGACTGGAAATTAG
- a CDS encoding ATPase, T2SS/T4P/T4SS family, producing MSRYSALFTGGAESKPTAEEPVKKYSILLVDDEPHVLSALRRVFRRENYHLASAMNGQEALQLLAESDYQVIISDFKMPKMNGAELLRQVKEHYPPIIRIMLTGHADTDAVMGAINEGAVYKFIIKPWNDDDLRVTVGLALEQYDLIEKNRQLLHENQHKSREIKKLSTLSNTDNGQLAILLNKKNLLSAPQLQELFKLKQNSKTPTIKLILDRGWVNEKNIREILRRDLLIEEVALSEFQVSTEALNLLSRSICEQNWVLPLKINHGTLLLAMADPMNMGLQADLRFFTGLPLNIVMADIAAIEKKLHEVYRESPSFGDLETIVSTIDPFETIEVVIEEGDNISLDELLLETEKPPAIRLVNAIIIEAVRLCASDIHIQPRAKSCVVRYRIDGILQDKIFIPSHYLNSLVSRIKVMAEMDISERRRPQDGRITVKTPMRIIDLRISSLPVINGEKVVMRILDRNASVKRLNQLGFSAGDLEKVTRLIGKPQGMILATGPTGSGKTTTLYALLQQGITAEKNYVTIEEPVEYYLDAASQINVKSHIDFTFPVALRAILRQDPDVILLGEIRDEETAEVAFQAALTGHLVFSTLHSNSSISTIARLFDLGLKPYIIASTLEAVISQRLLRRICPHCCQPVQVDSETLRQLGPLFTGNKKPFHHGKGCEQCNHSGYQGRISLYEILMPNEELRDLISTQASQREIKAAALKNGYLSLLEDALEKVAVGLTSCEEVLRVLGPQDFDH from the coding sequence ATGTCTCGATATTCTGCATTGTTCACCGGCGGCGCGGAAAGCAAACCGACGGCGGAAGAACCGGTAAAAAAATACAGCATCTTACTGGTCGACGACGAACCACATGTGTTAAGTGCGCTCAGACGCGTGTTCCGGCGAGAAAATTATCATCTGGCCAGCGCAATGAACGGCCAAGAAGCCTTACAACTGCTCGCCGAATCGGACTATCAAGTGATCATTTCCGATTTCAAGATGCCGAAAATGAACGGCGCCGAATTATTGCGCCAGGTCAAGGAGCACTATCCCCCCATTATCCGCATTATGCTCACCGGTCACGCCGATACCGACGCCGTCATGGGCGCAATCAATGAAGGCGCGGTTTATAAATTCATTATCAAACCCTGGAATGACGACGATTTACGGGTGACGGTCGGCCTGGCGTTGGAGCAATACGATCTGATTGAAAAAAATCGGCAATTACTACACGAAAACCAGCATAAAAGCCGAGAAATCAAGAAACTCAGCACGTTATCGAACACCGACAACGGTCAACTGGCTATCTTGCTGAACAAAAAAAACTTGCTCAGCGCGCCGCAACTCCAGGAACTTTTCAAGCTTAAGCAGAATAGTAAGACGCCGACGATCAAGCTGATCCTGGACCGGGGTTGGGTAAACGAAAAAAACATCCGCGAGATCCTGCGCCGGGATTTGCTGATCGAAGAAGTCGCCTTGAGCGAGTTTCAAGTCTCGACCGAGGCATTGAATTTGTTATCGCGTTCTATCTGCGAACAAAACTGGGTATTGCCGCTGAAAATCAATCACGGCACGCTATTATTAGCGATGGCCGATCCCATGAACATGGGCTTGCAAGCCGATTTACGCTTCTTCACCGGCCTGCCGCTGAACATCGTCATGGCCGATATTGCGGCGATCGAAAAGAAACTGCATGAAGTTTACAGGGAGTCTCCCAGTTTTGGCGACCTGGAGACGATCGTTTCCACGATCGACCCGTTTGAAACCATCGAGGTGGTCATCGAAGAAGGCGACAATATTTCGCTGGATGAATTATTGCTGGAAACCGAAAAACCGCCGGCCATACGTCTAGTCAACGCCATCATCATCGAAGCGGTCCGTTTATGCGCCAGCGATATTCATATCCAACCGCGGGCGAAGAGCTGTGTCGTGCGTTACCGTATCGACGGCATTTTGCAGGACAAAATTTTCATCCCCAGCCATTATCTCAATTCATTGGTTTCGCGTATCAAGGTGATGGCGGAAATGGACATTTCCGAGCGGCGGCGGCCTCAGGATGGGCGCATCACCGTCAAGACGCCGATGCGCATCATCGATTTGCGTATCTCCAGCCTACCGGTCATCAACGGCGAAAAGGTGGTGATGCGCATCCTGGACCGCAATGCCTCGGTCAAGCGCCTAAACCAACTAGGCTTCAGCGCCGGCGACCTGGAAAAAGTCACGCGCCTGATTGGCAAGCCGCAAGGCATGATTCTGGCGACCGGCCCGACCGGAAGCGGCAAAACCACAACGCTTTACGCCTTACTGCAGCAGGGCATCACGGCGGAAAAAAATTATGTCACGATCGAAGAGCCGGTCGAGTATTATCTTGATGCGGCCAGTCAGATTAATGTCAAAAGTCATATCGACTTCACCTTCCCGGTCGCGCTGAGAGCCATCTTACGACAAGACCCGGATGTTATCTTATTAGGTGAAATCCGCGACGAAGAAACCGCCGAAGTAGCTTTCCAGGCCGCATTAACAGGCCACCTGGTCTTCTCGACCCTGCACAGCAATTCGTCCATTTCCACAATCGCCCGGCTTTTTGATTTAGGCTTGAAACCCTATATTATCGCCAGTACTCTTGAAGCGGTAATTTCCCAGCGCTTGCTGCGCCGTATTTGCCCGCATTGCTGTCAGCCGGTTCAAGTCGATAGCGAGACACTCCGGCAACTGGGGCCTTTATTTACCGGGAATAAGAAGCCTTTTCATCATGGTAAGGGCTGCGAACAATGCAACCATAGCGGCTATCAAGGGCGCATCAGCCTTTATGAAATATTGATGCCGAATGAAGAATTACGCGATTTAATTTCGACGCAAGCAAGTCAAAGAGAGATTAAAGCCGCCGCCCTCAAAAACGGCTATCTATCATTGCTGGAAGACGCCCTGGAAAAAGTCGCCGTCGGCCTCACCAGCTGCGAAGAGGTCTTACGCGTTCTGGGACCACAGGATTTTGATCACTAA
- a CDS encoding ion transporter, translating to MKQSRRPVKKNHYNVGAPLAPWREALNVIIFGAETRAAKIFDVVLSIMIICSVLAVMLGSVNSLQERYTQWFFYSEWFFTLLFSVEYVLRLLSVRKPWLYCRSFFGIVDFLSIIPTYLSFLMPDIKYMLIARVLRLLRVFRILKLAEYMGEAQVLMYALSRSRQKILVFLYTVCTLVIVFGSLMYVVEGSESGFTSIPKSVYWAIVTLTTVGYGDIAPQTPLGQMIASSIMIMGYGIIAVPTGIYSAELMKVDKAADINNEACPDCGETGHDYDASYCKYCGHSLDA from the coding sequence ATGAAACAGAGCAGACGCCCCGTCAAGAAGAATCATTACAATGTAGGCGCGCCTTTGGCGCCTTGGCGCGAAGCCTTGAATGTCATTATTTTTGGCGCGGAAACGCGAGCGGCAAAAATCTTCGATGTGGTGCTGAGCATCATGATCATCTGCAGTGTCCTGGCGGTGATGTTGGGCAGCGTCAACAGTCTGCAGGAGCGCTATACGCAATGGTTTTTTTATAGCGAATGGTTTTTCACGCTGCTGTTTAGCGTGGAATACGTCTTGCGTCTGTTGTCGGTGCGCAAACCTTGGCTGTATTGCCGAAGCTTCTTCGGCATTGTCGATTTTCTCTCTATTATTCCCACCTACCTAAGCTTTCTGATGCCGGACATCAAATATATGTTGATTGCCAGGGTATTGCGGCTGCTAAGAGTATTCCGTATTCTGAAATTGGCGGAATATATGGGCGAGGCGCAGGTGCTGATGTATGCCTTGAGCAGGAGTCGACAGAAGATTCTGGTGTTTCTCTACACGGTCTGTACGCTGGTGATCGTGTTCGGTTCGCTGATGTATGTCGTCGAAGGCAGCGAATCCGGCTTTACCAGCATTCCTAAATCGGTGTACTGGGCCATCGTAACCCTAACCACGGTCGGATACGGCGATATCGCGCCGCAAACCCCGTTGGGACAGATGATCGCTTCGAGCATCATGATCATGGGCTATGGCATCATTGCGGTGCCGACCGGGATTTACAGCGCCGAACTGATGAAGGTGGATAAAGCGGCCGACATCAATAACGAAGCCTGTCCCGATTGCGGAGAAACGGGGCACGACTATGATGCCAGCTATTGCAAATATTGCGGACATTCCTTGGATGCCTAG
- a CDS encoding NADPH-dependent FMN reductase: protein MTKILAFAGSSRKQSFNKKLVAIAAQGAAKAGAKVTLIDLADYPAPIFNQDLENEQGIPDKAREFKRLLIEHDGFLIASPEYNSAFSPLLKNMIDWASRKESDDEPPLLAFKGKMAAIMATSPGGLGGLRGLMFLRLLLSNIGVTVLAEQMAIPSAVTAFAADGSLADQQQQQSVHSLGHQLVEAIVRL from the coding sequence ATGACAAAAATATTAGCATTCGCTGGTAGCAGCAGAAAGCAATCTTTTAACAAGAAACTGGTGGCCATTGCCGCGCAGGGAGCCGCAAAAGCCGGTGCGAAGGTTACGCTGATAGATTTGGCCGATTATCCGGCGCCGATTTTTAATCAGGACCTGGAAAACGAGCAGGGCATACCGGACAAGGCTCGGGAATTCAAGCGCTTGCTGATCGAACATGACGGTTTTTTGATTGCCTCGCCGGAATACAACAGCGCTTTTAGCCCATTGCTGAAGAACATGATCGATTGGGCGAGCCGAAAGGAAAGCGATGACGAGCCGCCGTTGTTGGCTTTTAAAGGCAAAATGGCGGCGATCATGGCGACCTCGCCGGGCGGGTTGGGCGGTTTGCGCGGCTTGATGTTTCTGCGCCTGTTACTGAGCAATATCGGGGTCACCGTATTAGCCGAGCAGATGGCGATTCCTTCGGCCGTGACCGCATTCGCCGCAGACGGCTCGCTAGCGGATCAACAGCAGCAACAGTCGGTTCATAGTTTGGGACATCAATTGGTCGAGGCGATCGTCAGATTGTAA
- a CDS encoding ceramidase domain-containing protein: MRMNNRFIVAMLGALVIIFVAMMLVTEPLPQNSAYHQLADQRAWLMVPNFLDIVSNLPFALVGIAGLCLCLANKTSSTALSWPVFFVGLFLTAIGSSYYHWFPNNQRLVWDRLPMTLCFTSLFVAMLTENASVHHEKAWLPIALLLGLASVLYWRYSGDLRFYAFIQFGVLASIPVILLRYKSRYSHRHYLLYGLLWYGLAKLFELNDQRIFSLTDQLISGHTLKHLSAGAATFCVYRMLKNRRRLYRQ, encoded by the coding sequence ATGCGAATGAACAATCGGTTTATTGTCGCGATGCTCGGCGCGCTTGTCATCATTTTTGTCGCCATGATGCTGGTTACCGAGCCCCTGCCTCAAAATAGCGCCTATCATCAACTCGCCGACCAACGCGCCTGGCTGATGGTGCCAAATTTTCTCGATATTGTCAGCAACCTGCCTTTTGCATTGGTCGGCATCGCCGGCTTATGCCTGTGTTTAGCGAACAAAACCAGCAGCACCGCCTTATCCTGGCCGGTATTTTTTGTCGGCCTGTTTCTGACCGCGATCGGTTCCAGCTATTACCACTGGTTCCCGAACAATCAGCGCCTGGTCTGGGACCGTCTACCGATGACGCTCTGCTTCACGAGCCTGTTTGTCGCAATGCTGACCGAAAACGCATCCGTTCACCATGAAAAAGCATGGCTGCCTATCGCGTTGTTGCTAGGCTTAGCCAGCGTATTGTATTGGCGTTACAGTGGTGATCTGCGCTTTTACGCCTTCATCCAATTCGGTGTATTGGCTTCGATTCCAGTCATATTGCTACGATATAAAAGCCGATACTCGCATCGCCATTATCTGCTTTATGGCTTGCTGTGGTATGGGCTCGCCAAGCTATTCGAGCTGAACGATCAGCGCATATTCAGCTTAACCGATCAATTGATCAGCGGCCACACCCTCAAGCACCTTTCGGCCGGAGCAGCGACTTTTTGTGTCTACCGCATGCTCAAGAACCGGCGCCGCCTCTATCGACAATGA